GCCTCACCGTGGGCGACCTCGTCTTCGTGAACACCTACCTGATGCAGCTCTTCCGTCCGCTGGACATGCTGGGCTGGGTCTATCGCACCATCCGCCAGGGCCTTGTCGACATGGCGGAGATGTTCCGCCTGATCGACACCGACGTGGAAGTGAAGGACGTGCCCGGCGCCCCGGCCCTCGTCTCCGGCAATGCGAGCGTCGCCTTCGAGGATGTCGTGTTCGGCTACGAGAAGGACCGCACCATCCTCCACGGCCTGAGCTTCGAGGTGCCGGCGGGCCACACCATCGCGCTGGTCGGCCCGTCGGGTGCGGGCAAGAGCACGATCGGGCGGCTGCTGTTCCGCTTCTACGATCCCTGGCAAGGCCGGATCACGATCGGCGGGCAGGACATTTCGCAAGTGACGCAGAGTTCGCTGCGCGCCGCGATCGGCATCGTCCCCCAGGACAGCGTCCTCTTCAACGAGACGATCCGCTACAACATCGCCTACGGCCGCGAGGGCGCGACCGAGCACGACGTGCAGCAAGCGGTGTCGGGCGCATCGATCGAGCGGTTCATTCGCACTTTGCCGGCCGGCCTCGACACCGAAGTCGGGGAGCGGGGCCTGAAGCTGTCGGGCGGGGAAAAGCAGCGCGTCGCCATTGCGCGCACGCTGGTGAAGAACCCGCCGATCCTGCTGCTGGACGAGGCGACCAGCGCTCTCGATTCAGGCACGGAAAGGGCGATCTTGCGTACCTTGCGCAGCGTTTCGGAGAAGCGCACCACCCTCGCGATCGCGCACCGCCTCTCCACCATCGTCCACGCGGAACAGATCCTCGTAATGGACCACGGCCGCGTCGTCGAACGCGGCCGCCACGCCGATCTCCTGCGCCATGACGGCCTCTACGCCGAGATGTGGGCCCGCCAGGTCGCGGACGATCACGCGTCCGCGCACCCGGCGGAAATCCTCGACTAATCGCCCGTCGCAGCGCGCGCCCGACCGGTCGCGAGGTCAAGCTCTGCGGCCGGGATCACCTCGACGTCCGGCCGGAAGGTCCGCAGATCGTCGAGGAAATACTGCGAGTCCCCGACGATAATGACCGTCGCGTCGGATGCGCCGACATAGCGCTGCGCCGCGGCCGATGCGCTTTCCGGCGTCACCGTCCCCAGCTTCTCCGCATAGTCCACGGCCTCCTGAGGAGAGAGGCCGTTCAGCGTCAGCGCGCCCACGATCGAGTTGAACCCGCCCGACGTCTCCAGCGAACGCGAATAGCTCCCCGTCAGGTAGCGCGTGCGCTTCTCGATCAGGTCCGCGTCCAGCGGCTCCGTCCCGAGCCGGTCGAACTGCTGCAGGATGATCTGCGCCACCTCGTCGGCCGTCTCGTTCTTGGTCTGCGACGACGCCGTCAGGAAGGCGTCGTCCGTCCTGCTGCCGAAGCCGCTATAGGCGCCGTAGCTGAGCGAACGATTGGTGCGGATCTCCTCGAACAGCCGCCCGCTGGACCCACCGCCCAGAATGGCATTCGCCACCTGCAGCGCGTAATAGTCGTTGTCCTGCCGGTCGAGCGTGCGCACCGCGGCATAGACCGCAGCCTGCCCTGCATCGGGCAGGTCGATCACCACAGTCCGTGGCGCACGTTCCTCGCCCGCCCGGTTCTCCGGCAGCTCGGGCAGTTCGCCGGTCGATTGCCAATCCCCGAACAGATCCTGCGTCAGTTCGACGGCCCGTCCCGTGTCGATGCCGCCGCTCACGATGAGCGTCGTCGCCTGCGGTTGCCACCAGGTCCGGCGATAGGTCCGCAGGTCCTCCGCCGTCACGCGGGCGATCGTCTCCGGCGTGGACGTGATGCCGTATGGCGCATCGCCATAGAGGATCGCCGTGGACGCAAGGCTAGCCAGCTGGCCGGGATCGTTGAGCGCGATCTTGATGCCTTCCAGCGCGCGATTACGCTCGAGTTCCAGCTTGTCCTCGGGATAGGACGCGTCCCGGATAATCTCGACCATCAACCGCCCGGCGGCCTCAAGCGTCGCGACCGGGGCGGTCACGCTCACCAGCGTGCCTTCGGTGGACGGGCTGGCCGAGAAGTTCGCGCCGAGACTTTCGAACGTGGCGGCGATTTCCTCTTCGGTCCGGGTCGAAGTGCCCTGTTCCGCAAGCGTCGCTGCGAATTCGGACACGCCCGCATTCTCGCGCCGTTCGGTGATGACCCCGCCCGGCAGGACGGCCGTGATCGTGGCGATCGGCGTATCGCCGGTCTGCGCGGCGATCACTTTTACGCCGTTTGCGAACTGCGTCTCGACGATTTCGGGCGCAGCGACTTCCGGCTTCTGGCCGGGAGCGGGCGGTTCCATGCGCTGCCCCTCGGGCAGGACCGTTCTCGGTTCGCTGGTCACCGGCGGCAATGTCCGGAAGGTCGGCATCGGAACCGGGTTGCGGTACTTGGACGGATCTTCCTCCCCGGCGGAGTAGCGGATATCGACCCGCGAATCCGCCTTCAGCCAGGTCTGCGCCGCGCGCAGGATGTCGGCTGCGGAAACTTCCCGCATGGCCGCCAGCAGTGCGTCCGCGGCGCGCGGGTTGCCGGTCTGCACCAGCGCCTCGCCCAGTTCCTGCGCCCGGCCGGTGGCGGTCTGCCGGCGGCTGAGAGCGCTCGAGAAATACGCGTTGCGCGCTTCGTTCAGTTCCGCCGCGGTCACTTGCGTGGTTCGCGCCCGTTCCATTTCCGCAGCAAGGATGCCTTCCACTTCCTGGCGATCGCCGGTCGGGCTGACGAAGGCGAACGCCCCGAAATATCCCGCTTCTTCAGAAGGGCTGGCGAACAGCGCCTTGTCCACCGCCTTGCCCGAGCGGATGAGAGCATCCTGCAGGCGGCTGTTCGCGCCGCCGGAAAGGATCTCCTCGAGCAGCAGCAGCGCGGGCATGTCGGGATGGTCGGCGGCGGGCAGCTTCCAGACGCTGCCGACGATCGGCAGCGGCACGT
This genomic interval from Qipengyuania sp. JC766 contains the following:
- a CDS encoding ABC transporter ATP-binding protein/permease; translated protein: MPPDPATLPPRDHDSWQTVRRFLPYLWPKDQPGLRWRIVGALVFVLLAKAVTLAIPFAYKEAVDAMAEPVGEAAMAAFALVAAYALGRFGGVAFDQVRNIVFERVGQEATRHLAEDVFHRLHRLSLRFHLSRRTGEITKTIERGTKTIDSMLYFLLFNIAPTIIELVAVGVIFYLNFGWELVAATGFTVVSYILVTRWITEWRTKLRREMNDLDGRALDRAVDSLLNYETVKYFGAEAREEARYAEAARSYARAAVKSENSLATLNMVQALITNLLMGGAMAYTVWGWSQGRLTVGDLVFVNTYLMQLFRPLDMLGWVYRTIRQGLVDMAEMFRLIDTDVEVKDVPGAPALVSGNASVAFEDVVFGYEKDRTILHGLSFEVPAGHTIALVGPSGAGKSTIGRLLFRFYDPWQGRITIGGQDISQVTQSSLRAAIGIVPQDSVLFNETIRYNIAYGREGATEHDVQQAVSGASIERFIRTLPAGLDTEVGERGLKLSGGEKQRVAIARTLVKNPPILLLDEATSALDSGTERAILRTLRSVSEKRTTLAIAHRLSTIVHAEQILVMDHGRVVERGRHADLLRHDGLYAEMWARQVADDHASAHPAEILD
- a CDS encoding pitrilysin family protein, whose translation is MKLRYLLGAAAFAFAPLMPAAAQDAPQAEIVAPEIEFEEWTLDNGLRVIALQDQTTANVYTSMWYDVGAKHDPEGRAGFAHLFEHILSRKTENMPYNLIYGLTADVGGTRNASTSPDRTNYFEIVPAEYLETMLWTHRERMALPVIDEQVFESERGVVKEEFRQRVASQPYGPLFRLVMPENAYDILPNRRPSIGDIEQLDSAQLADALAFHEAYYGPDTATLIVAGNFEQDNLRALVDRYFADIPARANPVSLEIDTPVPMREGARLVEATYPNVPLPIVGSVWKLPAADHPDMPALLLLEEILSGGANSRLQDALIRSGKAVDKALFASPSEEAGYFGAFAFVSPTGDRQEVEGILAAEMERARTTQVTAAELNEARNAYFSSALSRRQTATGRAQELGEALVQTGNPRAADALLAAMREVSAADILRAAQTWLKADSRVDIRYSAGEEDPSKYRNPVPMPTFRTLPPVTSEPRTVLPEGQRMEPPAPGQKPEVAAPEIVETQFANGVKVIAAQTGDTPIATITAVLPGGVITERRENAGVSEFAATLAEQGTSTRTEEEIAATFESLGANFSASPSTEGTLVSVTAPVATLEAAGRLMVEIIRDASYPEDKLELERNRALEGIKIALNDPGQLASLASTAILYGDAPYGITSTPETIARVTAEDLRTYRRTWWQPQATTLIVSGGIDTGRAVELTQDLFGDWQSTGELPELPENRAGEERAPRTVVIDLPDAGQAAVYAAVRTLDRQDNDYYALQVANAILGGGSSGRLFEEIRTNRSLSYGAYSGFGSRTDDAFLTASSQTKNETADEVAQIILQQFDRLGTEPLDADLIEKRTRYLTGSYSRSLETSGGFNSIVGALTLNGLSPQEAVDYAEKLGTVTPESASAAAQRYVGASDATVIIVGDSQYFLDDLRTFRPDVEVIPAAELDLATGRARAATGD